In the Candidatus Thermoplasmatota archaeon genome, one interval contains:
- a CDS encoding pyruvoyl-dependent arginine decarboxylase — protein MVETIKCCCISRSLFATPASKRFNLVSISSILPPGCVINLREDGRKNSSLTGRSSP, from the coding sequence TTGGTAGAAACAATCAAGTGTTGCTGTATTTCGAGGTCGCTTTTCGCGACACCTGCATCGAAAAGATTCAATCTTGTCTCGATATCTAGCATATTGCCCCCTGGATGTGTCATCAATCTGAGGGAAGACGGGAGAAAGAATTCGTCTCTTACTGGCAGATCTTCGCCGTGA
- a CDS encoding MFS transporter: MFQTQFRHYVIELAHRHGHLIAVQAFVAVANTLANSFALIYLVRQGASYLECSVFVLIAIVVSLLLVSFASRTIVKNFSSSVTTALVCLAGYYLLLMTLHGWPLVVIPPVFFGTYVVTFWVPYNVLIMHITSRAKRGAIIGFYFLIFPLVGVLTPALGGLIILLSGYQALFAIAAILAVANIVFIFGLKVFREMKHRIIIPELLESLKINMIGRLHIDIDFKAVDWRLRTALFAEGIQDGIFWIFIPLVSFEFAKSEIGAGGYLSLFAVWGAIMTIALGYLSDRLKDRASIVRIGAAFAAISVLVASSATDPARYLSSMSMAFFWIAMVPSFLFTMLLDKMEKLKKKGVIVREFLLDSGRLVGVLATIILLLLNVRLADVMVIAGVALATIIIVR, encoded by the coding sequence ATGTTCCAGACTCAATTCAGGCATTATGTGATAGAGCTAGCCCATCGCCACGGGCATCTGATCGCGGTACAGGCGTTTGTAGCAGTGGCAAACACGCTTGCTAACTCCTTTGCGCTTATTTACCTCGTTAGACAAGGGGCGAGCTATCTCGAATGCTCCGTCTTCGTCCTTATCGCGATAGTCGTGTCGCTATTGCTAGTGTCATTTGCCTCAAGAACGATTGTGAAGAACTTCTCGTCATCCGTCACCACAGCACTGGTGTGTCTCGCCGGGTATTACCTGCTACTGATGACCCTTCATGGCTGGCCCCTGGTGGTGATCCCTCCCGTGTTCTTTGGCACATACGTGGTCACGTTTTGGGTGCCATACAACGTGCTCATCATGCACATCACTTCGCGCGCGAAAAGAGGTGCAATCATAGGTTTCTACTTTCTCATATTCCCACTCGTTGGCGTCTTGACTCCGGCCCTCGGCGGCTTGATCATATTGTTGTCTGGCTATCAGGCACTATTCGCGATCGCCGCTATCTTAGCCGTTGCTAACATCGTGTTCATCTTTGGTCTGAAGGTCTTTCGAGAGATGAAACACCGGATAATCATACCCGAGCTCCTTGAGTCTCTCAAGATCAACATGATCGGGCGGCTGCACATAGACATCGATTTCAAGGCGGTGGACTGGAGACTTAGAACTGCGCTCTTCGCAGAAGGTATTCAGGACGGCATCTTCTGGATATTCATCCCCCTGGTAAGCTTCGAGTTCGCGAAATCGGAGATCGGTGCTGGTGGCTACCTCTCCCTGTTCGCCGTGTGGGGAGCGATTATGACCATCGCGCTTGGTTATCTTTCCGATCGGCTCAAGGACAGAGCCTCGATAGTGAGGATCGGTGCGGCTTTCGCTGCAATCAGCGTTCTTGTTGCGTCCTCAGCGACGGATCCAGCACGGTATCTCTCTTCGATGAGCATGGCCTTCTTCTGGATAGCCATGGTCCCCTCATTCCTCTTCACGATGCTTCTGGACAAGATGGAGAAGTTGAAGAAGAAGGGAGTCATTGTCAGGGAATTCCTGCTGGACTCAGGAAGACTAGTCGGCGTTCTTGCCACAATCATACTTCTGCTCCTGAATGTGAGGCTGGCCGATGTGATGGTCATCGCCGGGGTGGCGCTGGCGACGATCATAATCGTGAGGTAG